ttcaaatctctttttaaaaaaagcttaatcTGGCAGGGTATCCAGTGACATGCAGAAAAGTTACTTCCCTTTACAATTATTAAAAaccaaataataattaaaaaattaccTTGCAGTCCATTCTAAGTATATGCAGGGCAATAATCTTTGGATTACTATTCGTGAATAGCTCCTTAACTCTTTTTAACATTGGTGTTTCAAGTGGCTTGTTTTCAGGAGGGAGAAGATTGGATTCAAAATCATTTGGTTTAAAACTGGATACTGTCTCAAGAACAGGTGCTACAAACATGCTGCCCTCTTTAGTCATCTCAGTCCAAGCTGCTAATGGATCCATTGAGCTCTGTAAGGCATCATTTTCATGGATCAGATAACTTGTTTCACAGTTCCTGAATGAGAGCAATCCATTCTCTTTAGCTATCAGTTGCTCCACGTAGTTGCTTTTCTGAGACAGAGATTGCTGTGTTGCTCCACAGTCTATGGAAGTGGTGGGGTTTAATTCACAGTAGTGTGTCTCTGAACTGTGCCAAGCTAAAGGAGACTGAGGTTGCCTCAGCAAGGGCACTTTGTTGGGTTTAGGTGGAGGCTTGGGACAGAGCTGGCTGTCTGATCCTCTAAGAGCTTCTCCTACTGGCGACTCGGAAGCGACCCTCTGAACTACTGTGGGGCTTAGAGTAGGTTCACTGCCTGTTCTAAATGCAGGAGAATTTGAACACGGGCTTGTATCTACTTCAGGTAGCTGACATGGATGCCTCGAACCTGTAGGTGAAGAACAGAATCATTTTTTATGATGTAATGATAGCATCTAAGGCAATACTACATATCATCCCGAGATACACTTTACAGttctttttttgttgctgttgttgtttacTGGGGAAGTGTTTCAGATCATGTAAATTCTTCACTCTGTCAAACGCTGTTTAAGACATACATTTTAAGAGATGAGCTACCAAGCAAATTCTCCTCACAAAATCCCAACTACAGAGAGCAGCTGGGCTGTAATGTCATCCTGTGGTAACACTGACAATAGCCCACATCCCCACAGCACACAAAGGCTGTACAGTCAGAGCTGGAAAATCCTGGCTTGGAATAGGAGTGAGTTTGTAACTTGATCTGCCAAATAAAAATGGAATCTTATAGCTGCACCACACAAGGGCTGTGAGTCATTTTTAAGAATGACAAGttttgaaatgaaagaaaaactttCTTAAAGTGGAGTCTGGGCATGTAGTGAGGTATGAAAAGAATGAACTTCAGGGATTCTAATTCTGTATCCCTAGAAGACAGTTGACTTAAATGTGGGGGAACGTCTGTGCACTGTAATATTTACACACATAGCCCCCATCCTGCAGTTAGCACACAGGCAAACATCCCTTTGACATCAAATGagggctggcagattcttaagacAGAAGTTCCCGAACTGTGGCCCATAGAGCACTTACTGGTTGTCTGCAGAGAGCTGACTGATCACATCATGCTGCTCTTACTTCTCATTACCAGCTGCTGCATTGCATTAAAGACCCCCAGATTGTAAGGTCTCCAGAGGAGGGACTGTCTCCTACTATACGACTGTATGGTGTCTAGGGGCCTTGCTCCTGACTGGAGCCTCTGGCCACCATCACAATATAAATCACACATGAAACACTTTTCTAATTTTACTTTTCAGGGTAATTGCAATAGTTACTACAGAAATGTTGTTGCAATCATGAATGGGAGGAAGGCCATTCATCCAATTTGCAAATGGGAGGGAAGGCAACTTGTGCAATTATGTCTGGGAGTACGGTGGAAGGAGAGATGCTCATGACTAGACAATCTCTCTATTAAGGTGTGGGCCACACCATAGAAatgtttgagaactcctgcctttaaaaatcagtttaaaatccaCAAcacccattttattttatttttcaaacagatTTAGTGCTCTAGAAAAGTTCAAGATTGACAGCCTTGGAAACCAAAGGCCAGAATTTATCCATAGGGCTACTCACAACCTcagtgcaagcttcctcacaCAGTGCTCCTGTTTGGCATATAAGGGGGTTCCCTTACAATTTTCCTCTCTGGATGTAGCTTGGAGAatgggtgtggagggggtggggagaggaaggttaAGCAAAATTTCTCTGGCAATTGTGCAAGTGCTAGTAAGTCTTCTATCAGTATGGTAATGCAAATGAAACTGACCACATTCTTGTAAATTTCATACTGCAGCCGCCCAGGAAAGTTACATGGGGCAGCCACAGCAGATTTATGATATAAATAGAGAGAGGAAGATCAAAGGAGGATAAGAGGAACAGAGTGTACAGCTGCCCCACTTCCTCTTCCCTAACCATCAGCAGTAACAAGTGGTGGAAAATAGCAGAGAACTGATTCTGCATTAGCTGCATTACCTGAGTAATAGCAGCAAAACGTACAAAATTGCATCAGGTTTATTGCAGCTGCTCAAGAAGCTATGGGCAAGATGGTATCAGTGAAACTGTTGAGGGTCTTGTAAAACTCTAAGGTTGAGATGGTGACACTGCCAAGAAATGGACCTATAGTGCCAATCATAATAATCATTTTTCTGATGTGTAAACCTGATCACTAGGGTGCCATACCAAGCTGATAGGTGCCTTCGAAATAGAGCACTTGGTCGAGTAACTATAATGAGCCTAACAACTCCATTTCCATGGGCCACTGAACAGTCATCAGATGCTAGCTGTATTCAGTACCCTGACACCTGAGACCTTGAATTTCATGTGGGCTCCAGTCTCTCAAAATCTCTAGCATATTAAAATGTAACCTGAAGACAGGATAGAGAGCTGACTGCCTGCTGGCATGCATCTTCTAAGGAGTTATTAGAAATCTGCCTACAGACATACCTATTGGCAGGTAACTTTCTGACTGGTGCGCCTTTAGGGGGAATCTTTTCTCCTGGACGTGATCCAAACTAGCTGGCTGGCTAccacttttttctttgtttctgaggGGAGAAAAAAGCCAACACAACAATATATTATTAAAGTGCAGTAGGACACTTAATATGCAGGCCCAATTTTCAGTTGTGCCAGAACTAAGGGAAGTTCTCAGCTTCCCACTTACAGCACCTTAAAGGGTCTCTTATGTTGCCAGAGTAGCCCAAAGGGGCCATAGTATGGGCAAAGATCTGGCTCTGAGCATTCAGTACTGAGAGTTATTGCTTTGTGCAACATGGTAATAGGTCTGCAATCATACAACATGGCAGGGCAGAAATTAATGCTTTATTCTCAACCTTTTGCATGCTGTGAACCCCTGTTATAGCAGAGGAAAGATTTGTGACTCCTTTTCTCTCCTAGCCATAAAGAAAGGGAGGAGGATTGTGTCCCCGGGTTGGAGTATGTGTCACAACCCTAAGGTTAAGAACCCATTCTCTAacacagtgatactcagacctcggTGGTTCAGAAGCCAAATTATTGATCAACAATAGAGGCACAGTAGTTTGAAttatttgtttcatttactatagaaCTATATATTCAGATTTAAACAATATGATGggagaaatatttagtttattctcacagcaaaatggctgaccaagtattattattgttttatcaacttcaattggttaataacatcgTAAAAGCATCTGGAttagttaataattaaatcacaccaCTGTTTTAATATCACGTGCTGCAAACAGCTGCAGGAGACGCATTAAAGAGCCTCTTACGGTTcgcgagcctcagtctgagtatcactgcgcTAACAGAAAAGAAAGCAGCCCTTCCATTTCTGCCCTGGTTCAGCCACAGGAGAGTAATTAAGGACATGCTTTGGTTGCTGCTCCCAGGAAAATTAGATGCAGAATAGTTATTTACAGGCTTTGGATGAACGACTTGTTCAGCCAACATTCAGTTTTCATAAAAGGCATTAACTACCAACTGCATTTCTAAGTTCAAGAGCAGATAGCGTTAGCAGCCCAATCCCactgctgcacagacacacctcTGCATCAGTctgaagtcccactgactttgctGCGACGACTCATGGGCtagccctcctcccccaaagtCCCATTCAAGTCAGGTGGCTCCATAGAGGCATAGGGGTCCAGTTGTGTAGATCAGATTCCAGGATCCAGGCGAGAATCTCAGACAATGATTTGGAATTTTTGTAATCAGAAAGTTGCTAGAGCAGTTTGGTTCCCTCTTTGTTGGCATGCTAAGACTTTTTCAATACAACACCTGAATTGGGCAGTAATGAAGAACTACAATCCATCGGCTGTCTCCTTCCAAACAGTCAGCTTTATTAGTGCACTTTTATTTTAGTCCATCTCTTTTTAACTATCTTAACCCATTGGTGGCATTTTCTTTacaacagcaaaagaaaaaggcTTCAACTTGAGAGTAACAACAaaccttttactttttttaaccTTCAATTTAAgtttagcatttttattatttctaagccACTGCACAAGTTGCATCATTATTGTATTTACAGAGACTGAGTCCAATTTCACTCACTCTGGTTTGAcaccattgactttggtggagaGGCTCCTGAGTCACACCAGTGTGAGTGAAAGGAACCAGCACTGCAGAGCCTAAACATCATCTTGCTGAGGAAACGGATCTCACTGCAAAAACCCCAAATCATGTTTTTTCAAAATCTGATTACTCCATTCATCTAGCTTGTTAGAATATCTGTACTTAACTGGGCTGCTGCCATATTCAAATGGCATCAGTAATCTCTGTGCTTTACATTCATATAATTGAAGACAGTTACCTTAAAGCTCCTTATTACAGCTGTTAGTCCTCTAaggcctgagccaaagctcactggagtcagtgggagtctttttactgacttcactgggctttggatcagggccttaaaaatTAGCTATTAAAAGAGATCATGAGGCCTGATTCTTTCCCCTTGAAAGTAgaggacaaaactcccattgacttcagtgggagcaggattgggcccttgacTCCCCTTTACGGAAGATGGTGGAATAAGAGAAAAGTACCTTAAAAGATTTCCTCTGGTTAAGCTGTGCTCCTGGGACTGCATGCCGTATATACTGAGGCTCAGCCTTTTTGCAGTCTCTGTTTTTCCTTCAGTGATATTGCATACTCTTTGTTGAACTGGAGATACTCCGTACTTTTCCTCTAGACACCTCAGTGGCACGGTCCTGTTGATAGGCTGAAAAATAATTGCTCCACTCTGCTTTGATATTGGCCTGCGATTCCCCACGTAACATCTCACTAACCCAGGGATGCTGTCGAAACTTTCAAGTTCGAACTGATACTGAACGCGGCAGTAGGCTTCATTGAGTCTGAGGACTGTTCTGTGGATTTTGAAATGTTGAGAGATGTTTTTCCACTGACAGGTAAGAACAAAGTTtccaggactggagagagaatccCTAATCAGGAAATCTCCATCTCTCTGAACTAGGCTTTCTGCCACCTTAgagagaaaacatacaaaaacaaaaaacccacattcAGAGTCAGAAGGGGAATACTTAGCCTGGGTTAGTATCACATCACTAGAGTCCTGTTATTTAATCCTAAATGTAGGCCCCAATTCTGGTTGCTCTGTGAGCACAAATTTAAAACCAGAAAAGACAGGATGGAGGAAAAGTGTGGGGCAGAATGTTGCCGTCTCTAATTCGGGCTCCTTTTAAAATCCAGAGGCCATTCTACAGACTTTCTACAAGAGGAGTCTGTGAGGACCTTCTAGGAGAGGGCCAGAGAATGAGGTCCACATGTTTGTGTGCATACTTCCCCAATTTGTCAAAAGAAACTCAACTGCGAAGGGGAATGAAGTTACTCAGCATACTGGAGTACATAACACAacttctgatctctctctctctctctctctcacacacacacacacacacacacacacaattttagaGGACATTGTTGCAGGCAACCAGAATTTGTCTTTTAGTTATTACTTCCAGTTACTTCAAGAGAGACAAAGAGCTATTCTTAAAATGGGTTTCACATAGTCTTCTCTGTTTTGCAGTATGCACATAAAAGCTGAAAAAACCCGGCTTCTTTCTGAACCAAGCTGGTCCTTCCCATTTGacaaacattaattcattaattTTCAAACCACAGAGCTGCCTGCTTCTGACTGCTCTCACTGATTTTCAACATCTGCTGATGGCCCCAGGAAAGCCCATAACTGCAAGCACAGCGTTTGCCAGGTGCATGTTGATGAtgagccagcagggggagctcctGACGTTTTTGGTGTAGAAGACCAAAATAAAAAGATAGCGACTCCAAataactattaattattattacaactCTTACTACTAGTATGCTCTTTTATAATTTCAAACTGAAGAAAAGTAGAAGATtggaacatttttaaattctGGATAATCATACTAATCTAAATTCAGGCCAGCAGCTGAACAATATTAGGGGACAGAGTGCAGCTCTTATCTATAGCACAGAGGAGTATTCGTACCTTTCCTCATTagatgattttttgtttgttaaagtaTAAGAAACAGTGAATTTCTTCCCTCAGTCTCATTTCTCACCAAGGCATATTAAGTAAACAATATCAGACACCGCTCTTCTCTCACACTGGAAGACATTCTGTTTCTATTGAACTGGTGACCTCATGCAGACTCTGTATGCGACACTCCAGTGTTAACCTGACTGTGTCTGTATATGAAAGCCCACAGCTTTGTCTGTGAAGGGAAGACCCAGGAGGGACATACCTGCCGAGGAATCCGTCCATGGTACCAAGCATGGCTACGTAAGTCTTCGCTGCTCAACTGCAGCTCTTCCTCTAACTCTTTCTTCAGCTTTTCCGGGGTGTTGTCCATAACCTGCCTCTCCTTAGAAAACTGCAATAAAGATTAAAAGGTTTGACTCTGCCAGGCTTAGTGATTAACATTTTATATCACTTAAAACTTTCATCCTATGTGTCACACACTCTGCAATAGCCACTGGAACACGGGTGCTACATTTCAAAAGCTGACCTGCCTTTGATCTCTAATCTGTATTTACAAAAACTAGTGTCAGGTGAGAAGGTGCATAATGATGACACACTGTACTGAGTGCATAATAAATGGCCCATTTGTGCATCAAGAGATAACATGCACCTACTGAGCCACTTAATAATTGCATCTGCCCAGTCAGAATTCCATGGAGGATAAGCAGCAGAGATGGGTCCAAAGCCGCCACCCCAAGACTTTGCAGTTTAATTCAGGTCTGAACTTTGCTCTTTTGCCCCATTCACAGAAAGAATATCCTAAACTACCAGGGCAGATACAGAGCGCACAATTCAGTATTTACGTTGCATGTGAAATATGTGCCTTATTAAAGGCAATTTTCCCTTCAAACACTTAATTCTAAGTAGAAGTACAGACTCATTGAACCCTGCATCTTCAGGTAATTCTCCTTATTCCTTCCTGAAGAGAGCAAAAATCTTAGTTCCCATTAGGGCACCTCCCTACAATGTGTAAGGTCTTCTGGGGGATTCTTCCACCTCTGTAATATATCAACCATAAGATCTTCTGTGGGATTTCTCTCCCTTTCAGCAACACAGGATATTCAAGGGATTGCCATGTCCCTCTATTCTCAAATGATGTACCACTTCTATCTGGGGTCCTTAGTCCTTCTCTGGAgtgtgactagggtgaccagatgccccaataaaattgggattgtcccgatatttaaccctttgtcccgcATCCCAATTGTTGTATGATCAGGAccccatttgtcccgatattcagATAAGGAGGCAAGCGggaggggtgagtaggcaagtggTGGGAAGGGGGGTGAAGAGGCCAGCGAGGGGtgaggggggtgaggaggcgagtggcAAGCCAGcagtgtgggggggaagaggaggcaaGCGGCGAGCCAGTGGTGGCGAGCGTGAAGATGCAAACAGCGAGCCAGCGGTGGGTCAGGGGGTATCTGGGAAGTGAGGAGGCGAGCAGCGAGCTAATGGCATGGGGGGGGCTACCGGGGGAGTGAGGCGGCGAGCGAGGAAGCAGCAGCGGGTGTGGAGGCTAGCGGGCGAGTGAGGCGGTGAGCGGGGAGCCAGCAGCGGACGGGGGGGCTAACAAGGGACTGAGGAGGTGAGTGACAAACCAGCAATGCGTGGGGGTTCTTGGGGCAGGCATGGGGGtttctgggagggaagtgaggaAGTGGTGAGTGGCGGGTGGGGGACTGAAGAGggacacagcaagccagtggcaggccGGAGGATGAGGAAGGGTGCAGTGACAGGGTGGCCgagtgaggagggggtgggacctggggcagagtggggcagagcATGGGAGGAGCGGGGCCGGACTGTGGGCGAGGCCAACAGCACCCCAATGTATCCTGATATTTTactgttgtgatctggtcaccccaagTCTGACTTTGGTGATCCATGAAGACTGTGGCTTCTTCTCCAGAGAAACAATAAGGATACTGTTGTCCAATTTTTCATAGTTCTCAAAGGGGAGAAGTTCTTTGGACATTCTAACTTCCTGCAAAAGGCCTGTGATTCAAACCCTACATTTGATGTTGCTGAAATTCCTACGAAAAGCCCCAGATGTTCAACTATCAAATATTTTAATGGGATTCAGTTATTTGTGGATGCCGACATGATGCTCCCTTGATCCTGGAGAGAGACATATGCTacctccaaaggaaaaaaaaaagccagagctaAAGTGACACAGAATGTTATGCCCCTGATAGGAGATAGGTTACCATGAAACAATAATCACAGaactccctgcccctccatggccatacctttttgtttgtttgtttgaaaaagttATTTGGATGGGATCCAAGGCCCCCGGAG
This sequence is a window from Chelonoidis abingdonii isolate Lonesome George chromosome 7, CheloAbing_2.0, whole genome shotgun sequence. Protein-coding genes within it:
- the BCAR3 gene encoding breast cancer anti-estrogen resistance protein 3 isoform X1, whose amino-acid sequence is MIATGKLASLPRNMQVNHQFSLASSMDLLSSKPPLAEHHFDSYQDVSIHGTLPRKKKGTVPIRSCDMFSHMGTLPFSRTHRQQSPLIQDVIEEYPLQDRKSEKLHFRGQNILDPAMEYVKFSKERQVMDNTPEKLKKELEEELQLSSEDLRSHAWYHGRIPRQVAESLVQRDGDFLIRDSLSSPGNFVLTCQWKNISQHFKIHRTVLRLNEAYCRVQYQFELESFDSIPGLVRCYVGNRRPISKQSGAIIFQPINRTVPLRCLEEKYGVSPVQQRVCNITEGKTETAKRLSLSIYGMQSQEHSLTRGNLLRNKEKSGSQPASLDHVQEKRFPLKAHQSESYLPIGSRHPCQLPEVDTSPCSNSPAFRTGSEPTLSPTVVQRVASESPVGEALRGSDSQLCPKPPPKPNKVPLLRQPQSPLAWHSSETHYCELNPTTSIDCGATQQSLSQKSNYVEQLIAKENGLLSFRNCETSYLIHENDALQSSMDPLAAWTEMTKEGSMFVAPVLETVSSFKPNDFESNLLPPENKPLETPMLKRVKELFTNSNPKIIALHILRMDCKVARILEVSEEMRRKMGVRSGLELITLPYGHQLRLDMIERHNTMAIGIAVDILGCTGNVEERAATLNRIIQVAVELKDSLGDLYAFSAVMKALEMPQIARLEQTWVTLRHHYTQTAITYEKQLKPFSKALHEGRETICTLQNNITVPLLMPLVTLMERQVVIFDVMDLWENTDQSCEIMLKHLATARFIAQNADMYRMTAERILEGFQPDDEMSEIFKTEFQMRLLWGSKGAQVNQRERYEKFNQILTALSRKLEPPPMKQVEQ
- the BCAR3 gene encoding breast cancer anti-estrogen resistance protein 3 isoform X2 encodes the protein MPKDCNVFQTLIAALCCFYHRKSIIGVKFSKERQVMDNTPEKLKKELEEELQLSSEDLRSHAWYHGRIPRQVAESLVQRDGDFLIRDSLSSPGNFVLTCQWKNISQHFKIHRTVLRLNEAYCRVQYQFELESFDSIPGLVRCYVGNRRPISKQSGAIIFQPINRTVPLRCLEEKYGVSPVQQRVCNITEGKTETAKRLSLSIYGMQSQEHSLTRGNLLRNKEKSGSQPASLDHVQEKRFPLKAHQSESYLPIGSRHPCQLPEVDTSPCSNSPAFRTGSEPTLSPTVVQRVASESPVGEALRGSDSQLCPKPPPKPNKVPLLRQPQSPLAWHSSETHYCELNPTTSIDCGATQQSLSQKSNYVEQLIAKENGLLSFRNCETSYLIHENDALQSSMDPLAAWTEMTKEGSMFVAPVLETVSSFKPNDFESNLLPPENKPLETPMLKRVKELFTNSNPKIIALHILRMDCKVARILEVSEEMRRKMGVRSGLELITLPYGHQLRLDMIERHNTMAIGIAVDILGCTGNVEERAATLNRIIQVAVELKDSLGDLYAFSAVMKALEMPQIARLEQTWVTLRHHYTQTAITYEKQLKPFSKALHEGRETICTLQNNITVPLLMPLVTLMERQVVIFDVMDLWENTDQSCEIMLKHLATARFIAQNADMYRMTAERILEGFQPDDEMSEIFKTEFQMRLLWGSKGAQVNQRERYEKFNQILTALSRKLEPPPMKQVEQ